The genomic interval CCCAGGGAGCGTCACCACGGCGTCCGCGTCCATCAGCATGCGGATGTCTCGGCGCATGGCGGCGTACCAATCGTCTTCGGGCGAACCATATTCGGCCGGGTTGATGACCCGAAAGCCCCGCGCGCGGAGTGACTGAGCGGCCTCCAGGAAGGCCGGGCGATTCCCGTGCGGGAGCCCCGTCATGGGACCGGACAGATAGATGCACTTCACGTGATCTCGCCTCCCCAGCATCTTGAGTTCAGGATATGCGAACGTGTGTTCGGTGTCAAGTGGGGTTGTGTCATCGGTTCCTTGGCGAACGTTTCTTGTTTATGTACAATGAACGTTCGGGTCGCGGGGAGTGCATCCGTGCACCTGTGGCCGCGATGGCGAGGGGGATCCCAGATGGCAGAGCAGTACGACGTGATCATCGTGGGCGCGGGGCCCGCGGGACTCTATGCCGCCTACGAATTGGTGGAAAAGGCGCCGAAGCTGAAGGTGCTCCTCATCGACAAGGGCGTGGAGGCGCGGTTTCGCCACTGCCCCATCATGGAGGGGCGGATCGACAAGTGCCCGCCGCCCAACAAGATCAAGACATATGCGAGCTGCTGGCCGGCGTGCGGCGTGATCAACGGCGCGGGCGGCGCGGGCAGCTTTTCGGACGGCAAGTTCAACATCACCGCCGAATACGGTGGCTACCTGACGGAGTACCTGCCGGCGAGCGAGGTGCTCGGGCTCATCGAGTACGTGGACGCCATCAACCTTCGACACGGGGCGCCCGACGCCGTGACCGACCCGTCCACGCCCGCCGTGGCCGCCATCGAGCGGCGGGCTATGGCCGCCGGGCTCAAGCTGCTTCGCGCGCGCGTGCGCCACATCGGCACCGACAAGAACCTGGAGCTCAT from Alicyclobacillus acidocaldarius subsp. acidocaldarius DSM 446 carries:
- a CDS encoding DUF4406 domain-containing protein, yielding MKCIYLSGPMTGLPHGNRPAFLEAAQSLRARGFRVINPAEYGSPEDDWYAAMRRDIRMLMDADAVVTLPGWERSRGARLEVYVACQLNMPVYTLTACLRAAEEDLAKAPAIQLSLEL